In Pelodiscus sinensis isolate JC-2024 chromosome 2, ASM4963464v1, whole genome shotgun sequence, the following proteins share a genomic window:
- the SLC33A2 gene encoding major facilitator superfamily domain-containing protein 3, with product MNSKYVLLGGLYFVQGMPYGLQSGLLPIYLRSVGLSFTKISLAKMLYLPWILKVLWAPFVDQYYTKQTWLVLSMSGLGLACLACATMSPETNFMPVAAMLLLMNFFASVQDIAVDGLAIRLLGQHEIGYGNTIQVVAYKLGSVLAGGGLLTLMHLLGWGILFLLLAIVYLLAVLYVWSASGLCLTVGRPSEDSQPRARTFNPWRILQELLCVPGTLWTAGFVLLYKLGEQGATTMFPLFLLDHGFSPQQLGFWNGMVAMVFSITGSSLSGQLMSKQRQPLSLLKGLLLFRFCSLNFQTFLVFTYDAGASLFKGAAILSIFVQHFTAGMITTLAFSAMMQCTQKADGSIQATHYSFLATLEVLGKLAFSASVGSLVDWLGFSSSFCCFLFLSFTSVLYVLRAPPGGS from the exons ATGAACTCTAAGTATGTGCTGCTGGGGGGCCTGTACTTTGTCCAAGGGATGCCGTATGGGCTACAGTCTGGCCTGCTGCCCATCTATCTCCGCAGCGTGGGCCTCTCCTTCACCAAGATCAGCCTGGCCAAAATGCTCTACCTGCCCTGGATCCTCAAGGTGCTGTGGGCTCCTTTTGTGGATCAGTACTACACCAAGCAGACCTGGCTGGTGCTCAGCATGTCTGGTCTGGGGCTGGCCTGCCTAGCATGTGCCACTATGTCGCCAGAGACCAACTTCATGCCAGTTGCTGCCATGCTGCTGCTCATGAACTTCTTTGCTTCTGTCCAGGACATTGCGGTGGATGGACTAGCCATTCGGCTCCTGGGGCAGCACGAGATCGGGTATGGCAACACCATCCAAGTGGTGGCTTACAAACTGGGCTCTGTGCTGGCGGGAGGAGGCCTCCTGACCTTGATGCACCTGTTGGGCTGGGGGATTCTCTTCTTGCTTCTGGCGATTGTTTATCTTCTGGCCGTGCTGTATGTGTGGAGTGCTTCAGGGCTGTGTCTCACAGTGGGACGGCCTTCCGAGGACAGCCAGCCTCGGGCAAGAACCTTCAACCCTTGGAGAATTCTCCAGGAGCTCCTCTGTGTGCCGGGCACCCTGTGGACTGCTGGCTTTGTCCTCCTCTACAAGCTTG GTGAGCAAGGTGCCACCACCATGTTCCCACTcttcctgctggaccacggattcTCCCCACAGCAGCTTGGCTTCTGGAACGGGATGGTAGCCATGGTCTTCTCCATCACAGGTTCCTCGCTCAGTGGCCAGCTGATGTCCAAGCAGAG GCAGCCGCTGTCTCTGCTGAAGGGTCTGTTACTGTTCCGCTTCTGCAGCCTGAACTTCCAGACCTTCTTGGTTTTCACTTATGATGCTGGCGCATCTCTCTTCAAAG GGGCTGCGATCCTGAGCATCTTTGTCCAGCACTTCACCGCAGGGATGATCACCACGCTGGCTTTCAGCGCCATGATGCAGTGCACGCAGAAGGCAGATGGCAGCATCCAG GCCACTCATTACAGTTTCCTGGCCACCCTGGAGGTGCTGGGCAAGCTGGCGTTCAGCGCCTCCGTCGGGAGCCTCGTGGACTGGCTGGGCTTCTCGTCCAGCTTCTGctgcttcctcttcctctccttcaCCTCTGTGCTCTACGTCCTGCGCGCGCCTCCGGGCGGGAGCTGA